Proteins encoded together in one Candidatus Bathyarchaeota archaeon window:
- a CDS encoding energy-coupling factor transporter transmembrane protein EcfT, which translates to MRIVSYVTRESPIHRMDPRAKIALCGTIIIMSFIHVHPYLLAGLLALTVILSFIGGIGRELLSRLKILGSVVAMSFILWTLFYRWSLFYTPRESEILYRIGPITIDRLGLIYGVSMPLRVLIMIGTPLILILTTPVSHFIRAMTKLRIPYNVAFGIGLAFRLIPSLSNEWRNIKEAQLSRGLELERGWLIQRIRNHIPIIVPLTIKALEIADQLAIAMETRAFGAYKRRSYYREPVLKGSDMLVIAASTAALIGSIIIKIMG; encoded by the coding sequence TTGAGGATAGTAAGCTATGTTACGAGGGAATCCCCGATCCACAGGATGGATCCCCGGGCTAAGATCGCCCTATGCGGGACCATCATAATCATGAGCTTCATCCATGTCCACCCCTATCTCCTGGCGGGGCTTCTAGCCCTCACGGTGATCCTCAGCTTCATAGGAGGGATAGGCAGGGAGCTCCTCTCCAGGCTTAAGATCCTGGGCTCCGTGGTGGCCATGTCCTTCATCCTCTGGACGCTCTTCTACAGGTGGTCCCTCTTCTACACGCCGAGGGAGTCGGAGATCCTATACCGGATCGGCCCCATAACCATAGATAGGCTGGGCCTGATCTACGGCGTCTCGATGCCCCTGAGGGTCCTGATAATGATCGGGACACCCCTAATATTAATACTTACAACGCCTGTAAGCCATTTCATAAGGGCCATGACCAAGCTCAGGATCCCCTACAACGTAGCCTTCGGGATAGGATTAGCCTTCAGGCTCATACCATCCCTCTCCAATGAATGGCGGAACATCAAGGAGGCGCAGCTCTCCAGGGGGCTGGAGCTCGAGAGGGGATGGCTCATCCAGAGGATTAGGAACCATATACCCATAATAGTACCTTTGACTATAAAGGCGTTGGAGATAGCCGACCAGCTAGCCATAGCCATGGAGACACGGGCCTTCGGAGCCTATAAGAGGAGGAGCTACTATAGGGAGCCGGTACTCAAGGGATCCGATATGCTCGTAATAGCAGCCTCAACAGCAGCCCTTATAGGAAGCATAATCATAAAGATAATGGGCTAG